Proteins from a genomic interval of Leifsonia shinshuensis:
- a CDS encoding enolase C-terminal domain-like protein: MPTNGADRIRSIRADAYVVPTATEGRRRPESDGTIEWTNTGVLLVAVEAGDATGLGYAYTAPASLRIVEDVLWAVVDGADPFDTERLYWELARAVRNVGWAGVSAGAIAALDIALHDLKARLSGMSLTRLLGGAHDGVAAYGSGGFTDYTDDELTDQLGSWAAAGLGSVKMKVGSRPDDDPRRVALAREAIGPDVDLFVDANGAYERKRALRLGELFAEQGVTWFEEPVSSQDRHGLRLLRDRLPAPIRVAAGEYGYTPADFRDLLADGCVDVLQADATRCGITGFGIAASLATAFGVPLSAHTAPALHASVAAAHRPSINIEYFHDHVRIEERFFDGLPALSHGRLLPDRTAPGHGLTLRESDVEPYRVHRFAAAG; this comes from the coding sequence ATGCCCACTAACGGAGCGGATCGGATCCGGTCGATCCGGGCCGACGCCTACGTGGTGCCCACCGCGACCGAGGGCCGGCGCCGGCCGGAGAGCGACGGGACCATCGAGTGGACCAACACCGGCGTCCTGCTGGTCGCGGTCGAGGCCGGCGACGCCACCGGGCTCGGCTACGCGTACACGGCGCCCGCGAGCCTGCGGATCGTCGAGGACGTGCTCTGGGCCGTCGTCGACGGCGCCGACCCGTTCGACACCGAGCGCCTGTACTGGGAGCTGGCGCGGGCCGTGCGCAACGTCGGCTGGGCCGGCGTGAGCGCCGGAGCCATCGCAGCCCTGGACATCGCGCTCCACGACCTGAAGGCCCGGCTGAGCGGGATGTCGCTGACCCGCTTGCTGGGCGGCGCGCACGACGGCGTCGCCGCGTACGGAAGCGGCGGGTTCACGGACTACACCGACGACGAGCTGACCGACCAGCTGGGGTCGTGGGCGGCCGCCGGGCTGGGGTCGGTGAAGATGAAGGTCGGCTCCCGCCCGGACGACGACCCGCGCCGGGTTGCCCTGGCGCGCGAGGCGATCGGACCGGACGTCGACCTCTTCGTCGACGCGAACGGGGCCTACGAGCGCAAGCGGGCCCTCCGGCTGGGCGAGCTGTTCGCGGAGCAGGGCGTCACCTGGTTCGAGGAGCCGGTCTCCAGCCAGGATCGGCACGGACTCCGGCTGCTCCGCGACCGGCTGCCGGCGCCGATCCGCGTCGCGGCGGGAGAGTACGGCTACACGCCGGCCGACTTCCGCGACCTCCTCGCCGACGGCTGCGTCGACGTGCTCCAGGCCGACGCCACACGCTGCGGCATCACGGGATTCGGGATCGCCGCCTCGCTCGCGACGGCGTTCGGGGTGCCGCTGTCCGCGCACACCGCCCCGGCGCTGCACGCGTCCGTCGCCGCGGCGCACCGGCCGTCGATCAACATCGAGTACTTCCACGACCACGTCCGTATCGAGGAGCGGTTCTTCGACGGGCTGCCCGCCCTGAGCCACGGCCGGCTCCTCCCCGACCGCACCGCCCCCGGCCACGGGCTGACGCTGCGGGAGAGCGACGTCGAGCCGTACCGGGTGCACCGGTTCGCAGCGGCGGGGTGA
- a CDS encoding thiamine pyrophosphate-requiring protein, translated as MATTVSEFVIGRLREWGVRRVFAFPGDGIGEFDGMLGKAERAGEGLEYIRPTHEEICALMATAHAKFTGEVGVCVATSSPGGFHLINGLYDAKMDNQPVVAIVGQQGLNSFGTFNQQESKLEQTFADVAEYVQTIVSPEQAQAVIDTAFRTAIARKQPCVVILPHDVQGMEMAAPGAEMWVSRSSAVPPSTAIAPPPEQLRAAADIINAGERVTFLVGHGAVGAEQEVLAAARLTGAGLITTLRGKQVVPGDVPFHTQQLGLLGSRPSYDQMQDCDTLVLLGTNYPYGQFLPKTGQAKAVQVDLRPEQLGLRYPTDVSIWGDVKTTLTGLLPLLTQKDDLSWQEKTAAGMREWDDELAAQAEQHYDDGVNPRRVYHELNKRLPAGAIVTADAGTTADWYGQHIRLRDGMRGDLSGRLATMLAAMPYAEAAKFAYPDRTVVCTIGDGAFQMLGMNELITVKKYLSRWSNPNFVVLVLHNDDLTQVSWEMRTEDANPVWSTSQDVESVDYAGWARLLGFQGITVTSDDQIEAAWDAALAHGGVTVIDAHTSKNVPPLPPHITFEFAKNTGLALLKGDPDGIAAIKDSATSLITEGVERVKGALHRSTDEDDAH; from the coding sequence ATGGCGACGACAGTCAGCGAGTTCGTGATCGGACGACTGCGGGAGTGGGGCGTGCGGCGGGTGTTCGCGTTCCCCGGCGACGGGATCGGCGAGTTCGACGGGATGCTCGGCAAGGCCGAGCGGGCCGGCGAGGGGCTGGAGTACATCCGGCCGACGCACGAGGAGATCTGCGCCCTGATGGCCACGGCGCACGCCAAGTTCACCGGCGAGGTCGGCGTCTGCGTCGCGACCTCCAGCCCCGGCGGGTTCCACCTGATCAACGGCCTCTACGACGCGAAGATGGACAACCAGCCCGTCGTCGCGATCGTCGGCCAGCAGGGGCTCAACTCGTTCGGCACGTTCAACCAGCAGGAGAGCAAGCTCGAGCAGACCTTCGCCGACGTGGCCGAGTACGTGCAGACGATCGTGTCGCCGGAACAGGCCCAGGCCGTGATCGACACGGCCTTCCGCACCGCGATCGCCCGCAAGCAGCCGTGCGTCGTCATCCTGCCGCACGACGTGCAGGGGATGGAGATGGCGGCCCCCGGAGCGGAGATGTGGGTGTCCCGGTCGAGCGCGGTGCCGCCGTCGACGGCGATCGCGCCCCCGCCGGAGCAGCTCCGGGCGGCCGCGGACATCATCAACGCCGGCGAGCGCGTGACCTTCCTGGTCGGGCACGGCGCCGTCGGCGCGGAGCAGGAGGTGCTCGCGGCGGCCCGCCTGACCGGCGCCGGGCTGATCACGACCCTGCGCGGCAAGCAGGTCGTCCCCGGCGACGTGCCGTTCCACACCCAGCAGCTCGGTCTGCTCGGTTCGCGGCCGAGCTACGACCAGATGCAGGACTGCGACACGCTCGTGCTGCTCGGCACCAACTACCCGTACGGCCAGTTCCTGCCGAAGACCGGGCAGGCCAAGGCCGTGCAGGTCGATCTGCGGCCCGAGCAGCTCGGCCTCCGCTACCCCACCGACGTGAGCATCTGGGGCGACGTCAAGACGACGCTGACGGGGCTCCTCCCCCTGCTGACGCAGAAGGACGACCTGTCCTGGCAGGAGAAGACCGCCGCCGGGATGCGGGAGTGGGACGACGAACTCGCCGCCCAGGCCGAGCAGCACTACGACGACGGCGTGAACCCGCGCCGGGTCTACCACGAGCTGAACAAGCGGCTCCCCGCCGGCGCGATCGTCACCGCGGACGCCGGGACCACCGCCGACTGGTACGGCCAGCACATCCGGCTCCGCGACGGCATGCGCGGCGACCTCTCCGGCCGGCTCGCGACCATGCTCGCCGCGATGCCGTACGCGGAGGCGGCCAAGTTCGCCTACCCGGACCGCACGGTGGTCTGCACGATCGGCGACGGCGCGTTCCAGATGCTCGGGATGAACGAACTGATCACCGTGAAGAAGTACCTGTCGCGCTGGTCGAACCCGAACTTCGTCGTGCTGGTGCTGCACAACGACGACCTCACCCAGGTCTCCTGGGAGATGCGCACCGAGGACGCCAACCCGGTCTGGTCGACCTCCCAGGACGTCGAGTCGGTCGACTACGCGGGCTGGGCGCGGCTCCTCGGCTTCCAGGGCATCACCGTCACCTCCGACGACCAGATCGAGGCGGCGTGGGACGCGGCGCTCGCGCACGGCGGCGTGACCGTCATCGACGCCCACACCAGCAAAAACGTGCCGCCGCTGCCCCCGCACATCACGTTCGAGTTCGCGAAGAACACCGGTCTGGCTCTGCTGAAGGGCGACCCGGACGGCATCGCCGCGATCAAGGACTCGGCCACGTCGCTGATCACGGAGGGCGTCGAGCGGGTGAAGGGCGCGCTGCACCGGTCGACGGACGAGGACGATGCCCACTAA
- a CDS encoding GMC family oxidoreductase — protein sequence MNTVRDRNDSAWLLTADGSRAEPRLTEQMRRYADSDEVDIAIVGCGAGGSVLLQRLARAGWDAVAFDAGPFWDPARDWVSDEAGSHHLYWTEPRQIGGADPVPLGSNNSGRGVGGSMVHYAGYVPRFHPSDFHTFSADGVGADWPLEYPELAPYYDDIENELPVAGEDWPWGDPHRYPHRPHPVSGNGETFLRGAYAAGIEAKVGPVAITNGRFGHRPHCVYRGFCLQGCKVNAKASPLITHIPDALAHGAEVRADSMVTSVEVDQFTGRATGVHYVKDGVPRFQKARMVAIAGYSIETPRLLLNSASARFPDGLCNDFDLVGRYLMVQGAPQTAGRFEQEIRMWKAPPPEVSTEEFYETDPGKPYKRGYSIQTVSPLPITWAEHVMAQGHWGADLRRYMSDYVHWACLGALCEFLPRAENRVTLADEKDRYGLPIAHFAYAQCDNDRALAKAAQATMERILEAAGAQETMTVQRYAHLVGGARMGADETQGVVDADCRTFAVPNLLITDGSVLPTQGSANPALTIMAVAARAADRLIQRPED from the coding sequence ATGAACACCGTCCGCGACCGCAACGACTCCGCCTGGCTGCTGACCGCCGACGGCTCCCGCGCCGAGCCGCGCCTCACCGAGCAGATGCGGCGCTATGCCGACAGCGACGAGGTGGACATCGCCATCGTCGGCTGCGGCGCCGGCGGATCCGTGCTGCTGCAGCGCCTGGCCCGCGCCGGCTGGGACGCCGTCGCCTTCGACGCCGGCCCGTTCTGGGACCCGGCGCGCGACTGGGTGAGCGACGAGGCCGGCTCCCACCACCTCTACTGGACCGAGCCGCGGCAGATCGGCGGCGCCGACCCGGTTCCGCTGGGGTCGAACAACTCGGGCCGCGGCGTCGGCGGGTCGATGGTGCACTACGCCGGCTACGTCCCGCGCTTCCACCCGAGCGACTTCCACACTTTCAGCGCCGACGGCGTCGGTGCGGACTGGCCGCTGGAGTATCCCGAGCTCGCGCCGTACTACGACGACATCGAGAACGAGCTGCCCGTCGCCGGCGAGGACTGGCCGTGGGGCGACCCGCACCGCTATCCGCACCGGCCGCACCCGGTGTCGGGCAACGGCGAGACCTTCCTGCGCGGCGCGTACGCGGCGGGCATCGAGGCCAAGGTCGGCCCGGTGGCGATCACGAACGGCCGGTTCGGGCACCGGCCGCACTGCGTCTACCGCGGATTCTGCCTGCAGGGCTGCAAGGTGAACGCCAAGGCGTCGCCGCTCATCACCCACATCCCCGACGCGCTCGCCCACGGCGCCGAGGTGCGCGCCGACAGCATGGTCACCTCCGTCGAGGTCGATCAGTTCACCGGCCGGGCGACCGGGGTGCACTACGTGAAGGACGGCGTACCGCGCTTCCAGAAGGCCCGGATGGTCGCGATCGCCGGCTACTCGATCGAGACGCCGCGCCTGCTGCTCAACTCGGCGTCCGCGCGCTTCCCGGACGGGCTCTGCAACGACTTCGACCTCGTCGGCCGCTACCTCATGGTGCAGGGCGCGCCGCAGACCGCCGGCCGGTTCGAGCAGGAGATCCGGATGTGGAAGGCGCCGCCGCCCGAGGTGAGCACCGAGGAGTTCTACGAGACCGACCCGGGCAAGCCGTACAAGCGCGGGTACTCCATCCAGACCGTCTCGCCGCTGCCGATCACCTGGGCCGAGCACGTCATGGCGCAGGGGCACTGGGGCGCGGACCTCCGCCGCTACATGTCCGACTACGTGCACTGGGCGTGCCTCGGCGCGCTCTGCGAGTTCCTGCCGCGGGCGGAGAACCGGGTCACGCTGGCCGACGAGAAGGACCGCTACGGCCTCCCGATCGCCCACTTCGCCTACGCGCAGTGCGACAACGACCGCGCGCTGGCGAAGGCCGCGCAGGCCACGATGGAACGCATCCTGGAGGCCGCGGGCGCCCAGGAGACCATGACCGTCCAGCGCTACGCCCACCTCGTCGGCGGCGCACGCATGGGCGCGGACGAGACGCAAGGGGTTGTCGACGCGGACTGCCGGACGTTCGCTGTCCCCAACCTGCTCATCACCGACGGGAGCGTGCTGCCCACGCAGGGCAGCGCCAACCCCGCCCTCACCATCATGGCGGTGGCCGCCCGGGCGGCGGACCGTCTCATCCAGCGTCCCGAAGACTGA
- a CDS encoding gluconate 2-dehydrogenase subunit 3 family protein: MTAADQGEVAGDRVPERFPGFHVLDQAPAWDETTRAVVLDRIGRPPDIRFFDAAEEGAATALFDRLLDQHPGDRLVPVTAMVDARLAEKETDGWHYDSMPDDGVAWRTSLAALDAEAHARHGRAFAACQEDDQVALLASIKDGDGDWRGFHRERLWSLWTRYACTAFYSHPAAWDEIGFAGPAYPRGYKNLGVDRREPFEVADARPGDLPQAGSGTKAEPAPHAEPGTTLRAGGS; this comes from the coding sequence GTGACGGCCGCGGATCAGGGCGAGGTCGCGGGCGACCGGGTGCCCGAGCGCTTCCCCGGGTTCCATGTGCTCGACCAGGCGCCGGCGTGGGACGAGACGACCCGCGCCGTCGTGCTCGACCGCATCGGCCGGCCGCCGGACATCCGGTTCTTCGACGCCGCGGAGGAGGGCGCCGCGACGGCGCTGTTCGACCGGCTGCTCGACCAGCATCCCGGCGACCGCCTCGTGCCGGTGACCGCGATGGTGGACGCCCGGCTCGCCGAGAAGGAGACCGACGGCTGGCACTACGACTCGATGCCGGACGACGGGGTCGCGTGGCGGACGAGCCTGGCCGCGCTCGACGCGGAGGCCCACGCGCGCCACGGCCGGGCCTTCGCCGCGTGCCAGGAGGACGACCAGGTCGCCCTCCTGGCCAGTATCAAGGACGGCGACGGCGACTGGCGCGGCTTCCACCGCGAGCGCCTCTGGAGCCTGTGGACCCGGTACGCGTGCACCGCCTTCTACAGCCACCCCGCGGCGTGGGACGAGATCGGCTTCGCGGGTCCGGCGTACCCGCGCGGCTACAAGAACCTGGGGGTCGACCGCCGCGAGCCGTTCGAGGTGGCCGACGCGCGGCCCGGAGACCTTCCGCAGGCCGGTTCGGGGACGAAGGCGGAGCCGGCCCCGCACGCGGAGCCGGGGACGACGCTGCGGGCGGGAGGCTCATGA
- a CDS encoding SDR family oxidoreductase: MSRIERLEGAVVVVTGASGGVGRATAVEFGRRGASVALLARGEAGLEAAAADVRAAGGRALTVPVDVADPHAVEAAAERVVSEWGRIDVWVNCAFSSVFAEFGRIAPEEFRRTTEVTYLGFVYGTMAALRRMRPAGRGVIVQIGSALAYRGIPLQSAYCGAKHAIVGFTESVRTELLHDHSAVAITMVHLPAMNTPQFRWLLSRLPDQAQPVPPIFQPEVAARTIVQAAVRPRRAYWVGASTVKAIIGNRLIPGLLDRYLARTGYASQQTGEPRPADQPANLWEPADRDVDHGAHGPFDDRAKARSAQAWASRNRRALGAAGAAVAAAALGAVGGRAARR, translated from the coding sequence ATGAGCCGCATCGAGAGGCTGGAGGGCGCCGTCGTCGTCGTGACCGGCGCCAGCGGAGGGGTGGGCCGCGCGACCGCCGTCGAGTTCGGGCGGCGCGGGGCGAGCGTCGCGCTGCTGGCCCGCGGCGAGGCGGGGCTGGAGGCTGCGGCGGCAGACGTGCGCGCGGCGGGGGGTCGCGCGCTCACCGTGCCGGTGGATGTCGCCGACCCGCACGCGGTCGAGGCGGCGGCCGAGCGCGTCGTCTCCGAGTGGGGGCGGATCGACGTCTGGGTGAACTGCGCCTTCTCGTCCGTCTTCGCCGAGTTCGGGCGGATCGCGCCGGAGGAGTTCCGCCGGACGACGGAGGTGACCTACCTGGGCTTCGTGTACGGCACGATGGCGGCGCTGCGCCGGATGCGGCCGGCCGGCCGCGGGGTGATCGTGCAGATCGGCTCCGCGCTGGCATACCGCGGCATCCCGCTGCAGTCGGCGTACTGCGGCGCCAAGCACGCGATCGTCGGCTTCACGGAGTCGGTGCGCACCGAGCTGCTGCACGACCACAGCGCCGTCGCGATCACGATGGTGCACCTGCCGGCGATGAACACCCCGCAGTTCCGCTGGCTGCTGTCCCGCCTGCCGGACCAGGCCCAGCCGGTGCCGCCGATCTTCCAGCCGGAGGTCGCGGCCCGCACGATCGTCCAGGCGGCCGTGCGGCCGCGCCGGGCGTATTGGGTGGGGGCCTCCACAGTGAAGGCCATCATCGGCAACCGGCTCATCCCGGGCCTCCTCGACCGCTACCTCGCCCGGACCGGCTACGCGTCCCAGCAGACCGGCGAGCCGAGACCCGCCGACCAGCCCGCGAACCTGTGGGAGCCCGCCGACCGGGACGTCGACCACGGCGCGCACGGGCCGTTCGACGACCGGGCGAAGGCGCGGAGCGCCCAGGCGTGGGCGTCGCGCAACCGGCGGGCGCTCGGCGCCGCGGGCGCGGCCGTCGCCGCGGCCGCGCTGGGCGCAGTGGGCGGCCGCGCGGCGCGGCGCTGA
- a CDS encoding phosphatidylserine decarboxylase family protein, translating to MTDEPADLKRRGGWLPQDQDELEAWLDGRVDRLGDDDTAPFRHPVIQEFADLIDSDAIVRMYVTRMIEEVPKTRQYSSRHIESVSQLLRLIDDVLASAPEFSEGAMVTTPLTGILDWTMGTTAGMAAYRDPRVNAILKRILDAWAAFLDSPDSLYVLNDSPEGWMSETAREVVGIDQFEHDPADPHWGFTSWNDFFTRRLKEGARPVADPDDDAVIVSACESTPYRISRDVARHSEFWIKSQPYSLQDLLANDEAVDRFVGGTVYQGFLSALNYHRWHSPVAGTIVRAYVQPGTYFSEADSEGAEAVEAMASQGYLAHVAARAIILIQADNPAIGLVAVVPVGMVEVSSCVIGDDIVPGRHVAKGDDLGCFQFGGSTECLVFQPGVVQEFALGAIPEHGPAASVLKVRSRLAVARDARAG from the coding sequence ATGACCGACGAGCCCGCTGACCTGAAGCGACGCGGCGGCTGGCTGCCGCAGGACCAGGACGAGCTGGAGGCCTGGCTGGACGGCCGGGTCGACCGGCTCGGCGACGACGACACCGCGCCGTTCCGCCACCCGGTGATCCAGGAGTTCGCCGACCTCATCGACTCCGACGCGATCGTGCGGATGTACGTCACCCGGATGATCGAGGAGGTGCCGAAGACCCGGCAGTACAGCTCGCGGCACATCGAGAGCGTGAGCCAGCTGCTCCGGCTCATCGACGACGTGCTGGCGAGCGCCCCCGAGTTCAGCGAGGGGGCGATGGTGACGACGCCGCTCACCGGCATCCTGGACTGGACGATGGGCACCACCGCGGGGATGGCGGCGTACCGCGACCCCCGCGTCAACGCCATCCTGAAGCGGATCCTCGACGCCTGGGCCGCCTTCCTGGACAGCCCGGACTCCCTGTACGTGCTCAACGACTCCCCCGAGGGCTGGATGTCGGAGACGGCGCGGGAGGTGGTCGGCATCGATCAGTTCGAGCACGACCCCGCCGACCCGCACTGGGGCTTCACCTCCTGGAACGACTTCTTCACCCGCCGGCTGAAGGAGGGCGCGCGGCCGGTCGCCGACCCCGACGACGACGCGGTGATCGTCAGCGCCTGCGAGTCCACCCCGTACCGGATCAGCCGGGACGTCGCCCGGCACAGCGAGTTCTGGATCAAGAGCCAGCCGTACTCGCTGCAGGACCTGCTCGCGAACGACGAGGCGGTGGACCGGTTCGTCGGCGGCACGGTCTACCAGGGCTTCCTCAGCGCCCTGAACTACCACCGCTGGCACAGCCCCGTCGCCGGGACGATCGTCCGCGCCTACGTCCAGCCCGGCACGTACTTCTCGGAAGCGGACTCGGAGGGCGCCGAGGCGGTGGAGGCGATGGCATCGCAGGGCTACCTCGCCCACGTGGCCGCCCGGGCGATCATCCTCATCCAGGCCGACAACCCGGCGATCGGCCTGGTCGCGGTGGTCCCGGTGGGCATGGTGGAGGTCTCGTCGTGCGTGATCGGCGACGACATCGTCCCGGGACGCCACGTGGCGAAGGGCGACGACCTCGGCTGCTTCCAGTTCGGCGGGTCGACCGAATGCCTGGTGTTCCAGCCCGGCGTCGTCCAGGAGTTCGCGCTCGGCGCGATCCCGGAACACGGCCCGGCGGCCTCCGTGCTGAAGGTGCGGTCGCGGCTCGCGGTCGCGAGAGACGCTCGGGCGGGATAG
- a CDS encoding RidA family protein, whose amino-acid sequence MTAERLIAQVPGHWQVPGHFTINHSHGIRVGDMIWVGGQEDLDEHGNVRHPGDIEAQCHAVMQSLQAVIEDLGGTMGDVVQFNTFYSGELSVEEWQRTYDIRFSYFPKPGPTATGILIGKELNIPGIRVEVNAVAVVGSAARDTARPAATAVTA is encoded by the coding sequence ATGACCGCCGAACGACTCATCGCACAGGTCCCTGGCCACTGGCAGGTGCCCGGCCACTTCACCATCAACCACAGCCACGGCATCCGGGTCGGCGACATGATCTGGGTCGGCGGGCAGGAGGACCTGGACGAGCACGGCAACGTGCGGCACCCCGGCGACATCGAGGCCCAGTGCCACGCCGTGATGCAGTCGCTCCAGGCGGTCATCGAGGACCTCGGCGGGACGATGGGCGACGTGGTCCAGTTCAACACGTTCTACTCGGGCGAGCTCAGCGTCGAGGAGTGGCAGCGCACCTACGACATCCGGTTCAGCTACTTCCCGAAGCCCGGCCCGACCGCGACCGGCATCCTGATCGGCAAGGAGCTGAACATCCCCGGCATCCGGGTGGAGGTCAACGCCGTCGCCGTCGTCGGCAGCGCCGCGCGGGACACCGCGCGCCCGGCCGCCACCGCGGTGACCGCATGA
- a CDS encoding LysR family transcriptional regulator, whose amino-acid sequence MTDNPLPDVPRLRLLSEVARQGSLAGAARTIGISSSAVSQQISILEREAGVKLLDRSPRGVGLTGAGEILVEHARRILRLLEATRAEMDQLSGELAGRVRIGAIPSVARFVLLPVAESLASDAPDIELTVNVIEPAESIELLLGGALDVAIIDLYDNVPMAFPDYLHTTELLREPLVLVAPPTFDMPSKVRLADLKNEAWVMPDELGACGQAVRFACRSEGFEPNVRWHTADLLLLVESISRGRGVSVLPPLSIDRGVAPVSIHSLDRPHLGRRVLAVTRAADERRPIVRAVLDEIRQAAATQKAVIEAAATAGN is encoded by the coding sequence ATGACGGACAACCCACTCCCGGACGTCCCTCGCCTGCGCCTGCTCAGCGAGGTCGCGCGGCAGGGCTCGCTGGCCGGGGCGGCGCGGACGATCGGCATCAGCTCCTCCGCGGTCTCGCAGCAGATCAGCATCCTCGAGCGGGAGGCGGGCGTGAAGCTGCTCGACCGCTCCCCGCGCGGCGTCGGCCTCACCGGCGCCGGCGAGATCCTGGTCGAGCACGCCCGCCGCATCCTCCGGCTGCTGGAGGCCACCCGCGCCGAGATGGACCAGCTCAGCGGCGAGCTGGCCGGCCGGGTGCGCATCGGCGCCATCCCGTCGGTCGCCCGCTTCGTGCTGCTCCCGGTCGCCGAGAGCCTGGCCTCCGACGCCCCCGACATCGAGCTGACCGTCAACGTCATCGAGCCGGCGGAGAGCATCGAGCTGCTGCTCGGCGGTGCGCTCGACGTCGCGATCATCGACCTCTACGACAACGTGCCGATGGCCTTCCCCGACTACCTGCACACGACCGAGCTGCTGCGGGAGCCGCTCGTGCTGGTTGCACCGCCCACCTTCGACATGCCGTCGAAGGTGCGGCTGGCCGATCTCAAGAACGAGGCGTGGGTGATGCCCGACGAGCTCGGCGCGTGCGGGCAGGCGGTGCGCTTCGCGTGCCGGTCGGAGGGCTTCGAGCCGAACGTGCGCTGGCACACCGCGGACCTCCTGCTCCTGGTCGAGTCGATCTCGCGCGGCCGCGGCGTCTCGGTGCTGCCGCCGCTCTCGATCGACCGCGGCGTCGCCCCGGTGAGCATCCACTCGCTGGACCGGCCCCACCTCGGCCGCCGGGTCCTCGCGGTGACGCGGGCGGCGGACGAACGCCGGCCGATCGTCCGCGCGGTGCTGGACGAGATCCGCCAGGCGGCGGCGACGCAGAAGGCCGTGATCGAGGCGGCCGCCACGGCCGGGAACTGA
- a CDS encoding M20 family metallopeptidase, with amino-acid sequence MSPERSHADTPAAAAPRTTGAPGHVLRAVEHAIGRARPDLIGLSHCIHATPEVGFEEHRSAAVVAEFLRRHGFAPTVGVFGMPTALRVQAGAGGPRIAVLAEYDALPEVGHGCGHNVICAAAVGAFLGVSAQLAELGGSVVLLGTPAEENGAGKEVLERAGAFDDIDAVVMVHPFTGPDEVASFTSLAVRDVEATFHGVAAHASSAPHEGRNALDAVVAAYQGVAALRQHIPATDRLHAIITNGGSATNVVPATASLTVEVRSETLDGLVELSARVQNILDGAALASGTRVEVGWDPFPAYLPVRSNAVLAARYFTHLSARGRRIVLDPPGLVGGGWSTDLGNVSLRRPSIHPTVSISPKPIVMHTAPFGRQSISPLGDAAVIDSAFGLAATMADYLADPALREAVERDFAAAGGRVDVERLLAAPVSALAAASPDGT; translated from the coding sequence ATGTCACCTGAACGCTCCCACGCCGACACCCCGGCGGCCGCGGCGCCCCGTACCACCGGCGCCCCCGGCCACGTCCTCCGGGCCGTCGAGCACGCGATCGGCCGGGCCCGGCCCGACCTGATCGGGCTCAGCCACTGCATCCACGCGACGCCCGAAGTCGGGTTCGAGGAGCACCGCTCGGCCGCCGTCGTGGCCGAGTTCCTCCGCAGGCACGGGTTCGCGCCGACCGTCGGCGTGTTCGGGATGCCGACCGCGCTGCGTGTCCAGGCCGGTGCGGGCGGCCCGCGGATCGCGGTGCTCGCCGAGTACGACGCGCTGCCCGAGGTCGGCCACGGCTGCGGGCACAACGTCATCTGCGCCGCGGCGGTCGGAGCCTTCCTCGGGGTGAGCGCGCAGCTGGCGGAGCTGGGCGGCTCCGTCGTGCTGCTCGGGACGCCGGCCGAGGAGAACGGCGCAGGCAAGGAGGTGCTGGAGCGCGCCGGCGCGTTCGACGACATCGACGCCGTCGTCATGGTGCACCCGTTCACCGGGCCGGACGAGGTGGCGTCGTTCACCTCCCTCGCCGTGCGCGACGTGGAGGCGACCTTCCACGGCGTCGCGGCGCACGCCTCCTCCGCTCCCCACGAAGGCCGCAACGCGCTGGACGCCGTCGTCGCGGCGTATCAGGGCGTCGCCGCGCTGCGTCAGCACATCCCGGCCACCGACCGGCTGCACGCCATCATCACCAACGGCGGGTCCGCCACCAACGTCGTCCCCGCGACCGCGAGCCTGACCGTCGAAGTGCGCTCGGAGACCCTCGACGGGCTGGTGGAGCTGTCCGCGCGCGTCCAGAACATCCTCGACGGCGCCGCGCTCGCCTCCGGCACCCGGGTGGAGGTGGGCTGGGATCCGTTCCCGGCCTACCTCCCGGTGCGCAGCAACGCCGTGCTCGCCGCCCGCTACTTCACCCACCTGTCCGCACGCGGCCGCAGGATCGTGCTCGATCCGCCCGGACTCGTCGGCGGCGGCTGGTCGACCGACCTCGGCAACGTGAGCCTCCGGCGGCCCTCGATCCACCCCACCGTCAGCATCTCGCCGAAGCCGATCGTCATGCACACCGCGCCGTTCGGCCGCCAGTCGATCAGCCCGCTCGGCGACGCCGCCGTCATCGACAGCGCGTTCGGGCTCGCGGCGACGATGGCGGACTACCTGGCCGACCCGGCGCTGCGCGAGGCCGTCGAGCGCGACTTCGCGGCGGCGGGCGGCCGCGTCGACGTGGAGCGGCTGCTCGCCGCTCCGGTCAGCGCGCTCGCCGCGGCGTCCCCCGACGGAACCTGA